A region of Neovison vison isolate M4711 chromosome 7, ASM_NN_V1, whole genome shotgun sequence DNA encodes the following proteins:
- the LIN7C gene encoding protein lin-7 homolog C — MAALGEPVRLERDICRAIELLEKLQRSGEVPPQKLQALQRVLQSEFCNAVREVYEHVYETVDISSSPEVRANATAKATVAAFAASEGHSHPRVVELPKTEEGLGFNIMGGKEQNSPIYISRIIPGGIADRHGGLKRGDQLLSVNGVSVEGEHHEKAVELLKAAQGKVKLVVRYTPKVLEEMESRFEKMRSAKRRQQT; from the exons atggCGGCGTTGGGGGAACCTGTGCGGCTGGAGAGGG ATATTTGTAGAGCAATTGAGTTACTGGAAAAACTGCAAAGAAGTGGAGAGGTACCACCACAGAAACTTCAGGCTTTACAAAGAGTCCTTCAAAGTGAATTCTGCAATGCTGTAAGAGAG GTATATGAACACGTCTACGAGACTGTGGACATCAGTAGCAGTCCTGAAGTGAGAGCTAATGCAACTGCAAAG GCGACTGTGGCTGCGTTTGCTGCCAGTGAAGGACATTCTCATCCTCGAGTTGTTGAGCTACCAAAAACAGAAGAAGGCCTTGGATTCAATATTATGGGAGGCAAAGAACAAAACTCTCCAATCTATATATCTCGAATAATTCCAGGTGGAATTGCTGATAGACATGGGGGCCTCAAGCGAGGAGATCAACTCCTTTCTGTTAATGGAGTG AGCGTTGAAGGAGAACATCATGAAAAAGCTGTAGAACtgctgaaagcagctcagggaaAGGTTAAATTAGTAGTACGATATACACCCAAGGTCCTAGAAGAAATGGAGTCACGCTTTGAAAAAATGAGATCAGCGAAACGCAGGCAACAGACCTAA